Proteins from one Fragaria vesca subsp. vesca linkage group LG6, FraVesHawaii_1.0, whole genome shotgun sequence genomic window:
- the LOC101292814 gene encoding 60S ribosomal protein L7-2-like produces MGEAVKVVVPESVLKKRKREDEWALAKKQALEAAKKKNAANRKLIYNKAKQYTKEYADKDNELVCLKREARLKGGFYVEPESKLLFIIRIRGINAIDPKTKKILQLLRLRQVFNGVFLKVNKATLNMLHRVEPYVTYGYPNLKSVKELIYKRGYGKLNKQRIALTDNSVVEQGLGKHGIICTEDLIHEILTVGPHFKEANNFLWPFKLKAPLGGLKKKRNHYVEGGDAGNRENYINELIRRMN; encoded by the exons ATGGGTGAGGCAGTCAAGGTAGTGGTTCCAGAGTCTGTCCTCAAGAAGAGGAAGAGAGAGGATGAATGGGCCTTGGCCAAGAAGCAGGCCCTTGAAGCCGCCAAGAAGAAGAACGCTGCGAACAGGAAGCTTATCTACAACAAAGCCAAGCAGTACACTAAGGAGTATGCTGACAAG GACAACGAGTTGGTCTGTTTGAAGCGTGAGGCTAGGTTGAAAGGAGGTTTCTATGTCGAACCTGAGTCTAAGCTCTTGTTTATCATCCGTATCCGTGG TATCAATGCCATTGACCCAAAGACAAAGAAGATCTTGCAGCTTTTGCGTTTGAGACAG GTCTTCAATGGTGTCTTTCTGAAAGTTAACAAGGCCACCTTGAACATGCTTCACAGGGTTGAGCCATATGTCACTTATGG ATACCCCAACTTGAAGAGTGTGAAGGAATTGATTTACAAGAGGGGTTATGGCAAGTTGAACAAGCAGAGAATCGCCTTGACTGATAACTCTGTTGTTGAGCAG GGTTTGGGGAAGCATGGAATTATCTGCACTGAGGATCTTATCCACGAGATCTTGACAGTTGGACCTCATTTCAAGGAGGCCAACAACTTCCTATGGCCCTTTAAGCTGAAGGCTCCATTGGGTGGTCTGAAGAAGAAGAGGAACCATTATGTTGAAGGTGGAGATGCTGGAAACCGTGAAAACTACATCAATGAGCTCATTAGGAGAATGAACTAG
- the LOC101293111 gene encoding ABC transporter F family member 4-like isoform 1 — MGKKKTDEAGAPSKGKSTGKEASKEGKKVKAPTVSSMLANMDQKPDKPKKASSSTAKAKVAPKSSYTDGIDLPPSDDEVEEEQQSNNQRRSEAKTLDISVTEKELKKREKKDLLAAHAAQLSKKDALRDDHDAFTVVIGSRASVLEGEDADANVKDISIENFSVAARGKELLKNTSVKISHGKRYGLVGPNGMGKSTLLKLLAWRKIPVPKNIDVLLVEQEVVGDDRSALEAVVSANEELVKLREEVAALQNSDSVPGDEEGDSHDDDAGEKLAELYEQLQLMGSDAAEAQASKILAGLGFTKEMQVRATKSFSGGWRMRISLARALFVQPTLLLLDEPTNHLDLRAVLWLEEYLCRWKKTLVVVSHDRDFLNTVCTEIIHLHDLKLHFYRGNFEDFETGYEQRRKEVNKKFETYDKQLKAAKRSGSRVQQDKVKDRAKFLVNKESKSKGKGKVDEDDTQVEAPKKWRDYSVEFHFPEPTELTPPLLQLIDVSFSYPNREDFRLSDVDVGIDMGTRVAIVGPNGAGKSTLLNLLAGDLVPTEGEVRRSQKLRIGRYSQHFVDLLTMDETPVSYLLRLHPDQEGFSKQEAVRAKLGKFGLPSHNHLTPIAKLSGGQKARVVFTSISMSKPHILLLDEPTNHLDMQSIDALAEALNEFTGGVVLVSHDSRLISRVCEDEEKSEIWIVEDGTVEKFDGSFDEYKDELQKEIKAEVDE, encoded by the coding sequence ATGGGAAAAAAGAAGACAGATGAAGCTGGTGCCCCCTCCAAGGGTAAGTCAACTGGAAAAGAGGCGTCTAAAGAGGGAAAGAAAGTGAAAGCACCAACAGTGTCTTCCATGTTGGCCAACATGGACCAGAAACCTGATAAGCCCAAGAAGGCCTCTTCCTCCACTGCAAAGGCAAAAGTCGCACCAAAATCATCCTACACTGATGGTATTGACCTCCCACCCTCGGATGATGAGGTGGAAGAGGAACAACAGTCTAATAACCAAAGGAGGTCAGAGGCTAAGACACTTGATATATCCGTAACAGAGAAAGAGCTCAAAAAGCGTGAAAAGAAGGACCTTCTTGCTGCCCATGCTGCTCAGCTGTCAAAGAAGGATGCCCTGAGAGATGATCATGACGCTTTCACTGTTGTTATTGGAAGCAGGGCTTCAGTACTTGAAGGTGAAGACGCAGATGCCAATGTCAAGGACATATCAATAGAAAATTTTTCTGTGGCTGCTCGAGGAAAGGAATTACTAAAGAATACATCGGTGAAGATTTCTCATGGGAAGAGATATGGTCTGGTTGGTCCAAATGGGATGGGGAAGTCTACCCTCCTGAAGCTTCTTGCTTGGAGGAAGATTCCAGTACCAAAGAACATCGATGTTCTTTTAGTTGAACAGGAGGTAGTTGGTGACGATAGAAGTGCTCTTGAAGCGGTTGTTTCAGCTAATGAAGAACTTGTTAAGCTCCGGGAAGAGGTTGCAGCATTGCAGAATTCAGATTCTGTTCCTGGTGATGAGGAAGGGGACAGTCATGATGATGATGCAGGAGAGAAGCTCGCTGAGTTGTATGAGCAATTGCAGCTGATGGGATCCGATGCTGCTGAAGCCCAGGCTTCAAAGATTCTTGCCGGTTTGGGCTTTACAAAGGAAATGCAAGTCCGTGCCACGAAATCATTCAGTGGTGGGTGGAGAATGAGAATCTCATTAGCTAGGGCACTTTTTGTGCAACCAACTCTTTTGTTGCTTGATGAACCAACAAATCATCTTGACTTGAGGGCTGTTCTTTGGTTGGAGGAGTACTTGTGCCGCTGGAAAAAAACTTTGGTGGTTGTCTCACACGATCGAGATTTCCTTAACACAGTGTGCACAGAGATTATTCATCTGCATGATCTGAAGCTCCACTTCTATCGTGGAAATTTTGAGGATTTTGAAACTGGGTATGAACAGCGCCGCAAAGAGGTAAACAAAAAGTTTGAAACTTATGATAAGCAGCTGAAAGCTGCCAAAAGGAGCGGAAGTCGGGTTCAACAAGACAAGGTCAAGGACCGAGCAAAGTTCTTGGTTAATAAGGAATCAAAGAGCAAGGGCAAGGGAAAGGTTGACGAGGATGACACCCAAGTGGAGGCTCCTAAAAAGTGGAGGGATTACAGTGTGGAGTTTCACTTTCCGGAACCTACTGAGCTTACACCTCCACTCTTGCAACTTATTGATGTCAGCTTCAGTTATCCGAACCGGGAAGATTTCAGGCTGTCCGATGTTGATGTTGGTATTGATATGGGTACTCGTGTTGCCATTGTTGGACCAAACGGAGCTGGGAAGTCCACTCTGCTCAACCTTCTTGCAGGTGATTTGGTTCCTACTGAGGGTGAAGTAAGGAGGAGTCAGAAGTTGAGGATTGGTAGGTACTCACAGCACTTTGTGGACCTGCTGACAATGGACGAAACCCCAGTCTCATACCTTCTTCGTCTTCATCCTGACCAAGAGGGATTTAGCAAGCAAGAGGCTGTGCGTGCAAAACTTGGAAAGTTTGGACTCCCTAGCCACAACCATCTGACTCCTATTGCGAAGTTATCCGGAGGACAGAAAGCTCGAGTTGTCTTCACGTCAATATCCATGTCAAAACCGCACATTCTGCTTTTGGATGAACCTACTAATCATTTAGATATGCAGAGCATTGATGCACTAGCTGAGGCACTTAATGAATTCACTGGTGGGGTTGTACTGGTCAGTCACGACTCTAGGCTTATTTCACGTGTGTGTGAGGATGAAGAGAAGAGTGAAATTTGGATTGTTGAAGATGGTACTGTGGAGAAATTTGATGGAAGTTTTGATGAGTACAAGGATGAGCTACAAAAAGAAATTAAAGCTGAGGTCGATGAGTAA